The window AATAGAAGTGTGAAAAAAGCTGGAGATTGGGGAGGGATAATTATTCTTGGAGATGCACCAATTAATACATACGGCAATGGCGCTTTAACGGGCTACAATTTTGCGACAGATGCTTCTATAGATATTAGCTATGGAGGAGAAAATATAGAAAGTAATGCTGGAATTTTACGATATGTAAGAATAGAATATGCAGGTAAAAGAACAAGAGACGGTGATAATTTTAATGCATTGCTATTAGCCGGTGTGGGTACCGAAACAACTATTGATAATGTGATGGTAAGCTATTCTGCAGGTAATTCGTTTGATGTATATGGAGGAGAACTATACTTAGAAAAATTGGTTTCCTATAAATCCAATCGTATCGACTATAACCTTAATTATGGAACGCAGTGTAATTTATTCAATTCGTTAGCAGTTCGATCTTCTTATGTTTCTAGTTCTAAAGGGTCCAGATGTCTCAATATTGCATCCTACGACAAAGGAGAGGATGTTAGTTTTGTTAAACAGGAAACTGCAGTAACGGCATTAAATTTAACATTGGTGAATGTAAGTGATGATTTAGATTACGAAATTAAATTAAACCTTGTAAAGGAAGCTGTTTTTATAGGTAATGATGCATCTCTTAGTATGAAAGAGAGCGTAATATCTGGTTTTAGTCCTGCCGTTTTAATCGATAATAGCGTTCGTGTTAATAACGAAAATTTAAAGAAAATAATTTTTCAGAAAATGTATTTCAATAATTGTAACGGAAATATTTTTAAAGAGTACAATAATAACAATGAAGATTTAGAAAACTGGTATGGTAACAGTAGCTTTTTTAATGTGTATTCTAAAGGTCTTGATTCGGAAACATTTATTGATATTAAAAATGAAAATAGACTAGACTTTAGACTTCGTATTAATAAAATTCTTGCATCTAATATTGATTAGAATTCAACAATATAATATGGCCGTCTTAAATGCGGAAGCATGACGTTTAAATAAGCTTATACTTTTGGTATTTGTCTTTAATAAGTAAGTGTATGATGAAAATTACTTTTATACGTAAATTATTTTTAGGATTATGCATTAGTGTTTTTTTAGTTTCTCAAAAAATAAATGCACAAATTGTAATTGGGACTCCAAATTTAGGATTCAGCCAAGCATGTGCAAATGCGTCTTTTAATTCCTATAATGTCAATTTTGTCTTTTCACATAGTGCTCCATTAGATGCATCCAATCAATTCAACATATTATTGTCCGATGCTAACGGTGATTTTACTAACGAAACCGTTATTATTCCAACGAATGCAGGGACAATAACTTCTTCTCCTGCAGTTTTAAATTTTTTATTACCAACCAATCTCGCTGGTGAAGGATATAAAATAAAAATAAGAAGTACGGCTCCCGTTGCAACTAGCTCTAGATCTGTTGCATTTGCCGCATATTATAAAATTCAAGACGAACCATTTACCATTAATAATTTAATAGATACTGCGATTTTTTGTGTTGGCGGAAGCTATTTGTTAACCATTGATAATCCAGGAACAGGAACTAACGATTCGCCACTAAATTATCCTTCTTTATCCTTTAAATGGTATAAAGAAACTAGTATGACAACATCTGTTTTTGTTGCCGATGGCCCTAGTTTATCTGTAAATAGTCCTGGAACTTATTTTGTAGAAACCAATTATGGTTCTTGTACTTCTAGTTCCTATTCGAATAGAGTACAGGTTTCCGAAGCAACTTCAAGCATAAATGCTACAATTATCTCCAGCTTAGGTAATCCGTATTGCCCAAGTATTACACCAACCATTTTAAGTACAACAAATGGGGAAACGTATCAATGGTACCAGGATGGAAACCTTATTTCTGGAGCCACCAACCAAATATATGCAACTACAGAATCCGGATTATTTGAAGTTCGTGTAGATTTAGGTGGTTGTGTCGCAATGGGTAGTATCGATTTAATAAGCGAACAGTTTTCAAGTAGTATCAATGTTTTTGAGGAAAACACTATAGAATCAGACGAAACTTTAGAAGTTATTATCACTTCATCTGCAACAAATCCAGAATACCAATGGTTTTTTAATGATGTGCTTATTACAGACGCTTTAGCAGATACTTATGAAGCTAGCCAAGAAGGAAATTATAAAGTAATCATTACCGAAACTACAGGTTGTCAAGCTTCAAAAGAATACCATTTTACTGTAATTCAAGCAGAAGACCCATTTCCAGATGTTGCCAAAATTCCAAATTTAGTTAGTCCTAATGGGGATGGAGCAAACGATACTTGGGTAATTCCAAATGCATATGTAAGTGGTACAAATACCGAAATAGTTATCATGGATTCCTACGGAAAAATAGTTTTTAAAACCAAGGACTATCAAAATAATTGGCCAGAAAGTGAATTGCCTTTTAATGCCGTAAATGCCGTGTATTATTATGTGATTATGACAGAAGATAAAAACACGAAAAACGGATCTATAACAATAGTTAAATAGTATGAAGAAAACATTACTCGTAATAGCTTTATTTTTTGGTATCACTCAGTGCTTCTTTGGACAAGAAGAAGATGGGGTGATTTCGCTAGCTATACCTGTAAGAAATTCATTGAAATTTAATAGATTTAATATTAACCCAACTTTTAGTTTTGTAAGAGAGCAAAACAAATATATAAGTATCAATAATAAAAGAGAGTGGGTGCAATTTGAAGATGCTCCGCAAACCTATTTATTAAGTTATTCTGGTAGATTTAGAGAGAATATAGGGGTTGGTATTGGCTTCTTTCAACAAAATTACGGCGTTTTAACTTCCTATGGCGGAATTTTAAACCTAGCCTACAATGCCATGCTACAACCAGATAGTAATTTAACTTTCGGATTGAATATTGGCTTTTATCAAAGTGGTATCAATGAAGGTAAAGTGGTTACCAATGTGGCAGATCCTTCTTTAGAAAATATACCATCCAATTCTATTTTAAGTGTTAGTCCTGGAATTAATTACGGAACGGTATTTTTTGATTTCGGACTTTCCGTAAATAATCTAGTACAGTACAATTTTAAAACATCACAACTTCTTAAAGAAGATCCGCAACAAGTTATTCAGGCACATATTATGTATACCGGATATATGAGTAGTTATGGTTTTCTAGATGAAAGTAAATTTTCTGGTATTATAAAATCGGAATTTAAAAAAGACAAAACAGTGCTTTCCGGATTAGCAATGCTTACAGTACCTAAAGGGATTTGGGGACAAGTTGGTTATAATACACAATATGGTATTTCAGGCGGTATCGGACTTAATATCACTTCACAA is drawn from Lacinutrix sp. WUR7 and contains these coding sequences:
- a CDS encoding gliding motility-associated C-terminal domain-containing protein, with protein sequence MMKITFIRKLFLGLCISVFLVSQKINAQIVIGTPNLGFSQACANASFNSYNVNFVFSHSAPLDASNQFNILLSDANGDFTNETVIIPTNAGTITSSPAVLNFLLPTNLAGEGYKIKIRSTAPVATSSRSVAFAAYYKIQDEPFTINNLIDTAIFCVGGSYLLTIDNPGTGTNDSPLNYPSLSFKWYKETSMTTSVFVADGPSLSVNSPGTYFVETNYGSCTSSSYSNRVQVSEATSSINATIISSLGNPYCPSITPTILSTTNGETYQWYQDGNLISGATNQIYATTESGLFEVRVDLGGCVAMGSIDLISEQFSSSINVFEENTIESDETLEVIITSSATNPEYQWFFNDVLITDALADTYEASQEGNYKVIITETTGCQASKEYHFTVIQAEDPFPDVAKIPNLVSPNGDGANDTWVIPNAYVSGTNTEIVIMDSYGKIVFKTKDYQNNWPESELPFNAVNAVYYYVIMTEDKNTKNGSITIVK